Proteins encoded together in one Corynebacterium liangguodongii window:
- the secD gene encoding protein translocase subunit SecD: MSAHTRRTAQARAKRAWPARALALFLLAIVAVYALVFFTGNRAAIPKLGIDLQGGTRVTLVPQGEEPTREQLEDARNIIESRVNGMGVTGASVVVDGNTLVITAAGDDTSSVREIGQTSQLAFRPVASSPMPDPAAVGEALKNTADRWVEYSVIPAEQAQSTLDEIAKQLGDAAGELKVSTAPLSEPQGPVEAKERRQATTEMLRETRQSDDPTQQFASLALMSLACGAQESDPLAGSDDLAATLVACDSTTKQPLLLGAAPLLDENGDQAGPRLTGNEIDTARPITGGYNPQSGQMEISFAFSQAGDVNGSQAWAGLTSQMIGQQVAITLDSQVISAPVIQGATPVGSATSITGQFTQEEATALANNLRYGALPLSFAGEDGEPGGTATTVPPSLGAASLKAGLIAGLVGLGLVAVFVFAYYRLFGLISLATLAVAGLVVYGVLVLLGRWIGYSLDLSGVAGLIIGIGTTADSFVVIYERIKDELRKGRTFRSATAQGWDRAKETIVTGNIVTLIGAVVIYFLAVGDVKGFAFTMGLTTVVDLLVTFTVTAPLMILASRTRFFSRGGVNGMGKIFRLVEAERAQATTGTTTANEEM; this comes from the coding sequence GTGTCCGCACACACACGGCGCACCGCACAGGCGCGGGCGAAAAGAGCGTGGCCGGCCCGCGCGCTAGCGCTCTTTCTGCTCGCCATCGTCGCGGTCTACGCACTCGTCTTCTTCACCGGTAACCGCGCGGCCATACCGAAGCTCGGCATCGACCTGCAGGGGGGCACCCGAGTCACCCTCGTCCCGCAGGGAGAGGAGCCGACCCGGGAGCAGCTTGAAGACGCCCGCAACATCATCGAAAGCCGCGTCAACGGCATGGGCGTTACCGGCGCCAGCGTGGTCGTCGACGGCAACACGCTCGTCATCACCGCGGCGGGGGACGACACGTCGTCAGTACGCGAGATCGGGCAGACCTCGCAGCTCGCCTTCCGTCCGGTAGCGAGCAGCCCTATGCCCGATCCCGCAGCCGTGGGCGAGGCGCTCAAAAACACCGCCGACCGCTGGGTGGAATACTCCGTCATCCCGGCGGAGCAGGCCCAAAGCACGCTCGACGAGATTGCCAAGCAGCTTGGCGACGCCGCGGGCGAGCTCAAGGTCAGCACCGCGCCCCTCTCCGAGCCGCAGGGCCCGGTGGAAGCGAAGGAGCGCAGGCAGGCCACCACCGAGATGCTGCGCGAGACCCGCCAATCCGACGATCCCACCCAGCAGTTCGCCTCGCTGGCGCTGATGAGCCTGGCCTGCGGAGCGCAGGAGAGCGACCCGCTCGCCGGCTCCGACGACCTCGCCGCCACGCTCGTCGCCTGCGACTCGACGACGAAGCAACCCCTGCTCCTCGGCGCAGCCCCCTTACTCGATGAGAACGGGGACCAGGCGGGGCCCCGCCTGACGGGTAACGAGATCGATACCGCCCGCCCGATCACCGGCGGCTACAACCCGCAGTCCGGGCAGATGGAGATCAGCTTCGCCTTTAGCCAGGCCGGCGACGTCAACGGTTCCCAGGCATGGGCGGGCCTGACGTCGCAGATGATCGGCCAGCAGGTTGCCATCACGCTCGATTCGCAGGTCATCTCCGCACCCGTGATCCAAGGCGCGACCCCGGTGGGCAGCGCGACCTCGATCACCGGGCAATTTACCCAGGAAGAGGCCACGGCGCTGGCGAACAACCTGCGCTACGGGGCGCTGCCGCTCTCGTTTGCCGGGGAAGATGGCGAGCCCGGCGGCACCGCTACGACCGTCCCACCCTCGCTCGGCGCCGCCTCGCTCAAGGCGGGGCTGATCGCCGGCCTGGTCGGCCTCGGCCTCGTCGCCGTGTTCGTCTTCGCCTACTACCGCCTCTTCGGTCTTATCTCGCTGGCCACCCTCGCCGTCGCCGGCCTGGTCGTCTACGGCGTGCTGGTGTTGCTCGGCCGCTGGATCGGCTACTCCCTCGACCTCTCCGGCGTCGCCGGCCTCATCATCGGTATCGGCACCACCGCCGACTCCTTCGTCGTGATCTACGAGCGCATCAAGGACGAGCTGCGCAAGGGCCGCACCTTCCGTTCCGCCACCGCCCAGGGCTGGGATCGGGCAAAGGAGACGATCGTAACGGGCAACATCGTCACCCTCATCGGCGCGGTGGTGATCTACTTCCTCGCCGTCGGTGATGTCAAGGGCTTCGCGTTTACCATGGGCCTTACCACCGTGGTCGACCTCTTGGTCACCTTCACGGTGACGGCGCCGCTGATGATCCTCGCCTCGCGGACGCGGTTCTTCTCCCGCGGCGGCGTCAACGGCATGGGCAAGATCTTCCGGCTCGTCGAGGCCGAACGGGCGCAGGCAACGACAGGTACCACTACCGCGAACGAGGAGATGTAA
- the yajC gene encoding preprotein translocase subunit YajC encodes MEFFFLIIVLAVFMLPTILMMRSQRKRQAEISALQASLAPGDSVVTASGIHATIVSADGETLAAEIAPGTVVRIERAVIVRRNEPAPHDVA; translated from the coding sequence ATGGAGTTCTTTTTTCTCATCATCGTGCTCGCCGTCTTCATGCTGCCGACCATCTTGATGATGCGCAGCCAGCGCAAGCGGCAGGCGGAGATCAGCGCATTGCAGGCCTCCCTGGCCCCGGGCGATTCGGTCGTGACCGCCTCGGGCATCCACGCGACGATCGTCTCCGCCGACGGCGAGACACTCGCTGCAGAGATCGCCCCCGGCACCGTGGTGAGGATCGAGCGCGCCGTGATCGTGCGGCGCAACGAGCCTGCTCCCCATGACGTAGCATGA